Within Quadrisphaera setariae, the genomic segment GCGCCATGGTGCTCGAGGACAACGGAGTGGGACGTGAGTTCTGGGCCTCCCGGGGCTACGTGCCGCAGGACGAGTGGCGCCGCTGGGTGAAGGCCGCCTCCTCCTGAGGCGCCCGTGCCCGATCCGGGCAGCCCAGCGCTGCAACGCCCTGTTGAGCGCAGTCGCGAGGAGGTCGAGACCCCCTCGGCGGGTGTCACAGGTCCTCCCTCCAGCGCGCGCCACCTGCCGAGCGCGCTTAGCGTCAGGAGGCTCCCGAGGGCTGCAGAAGCACCGGCCGGTCCGGGCCGCTCCCTGCGAAAGCGCACCCGTGACCCCTCCAGCTGCGCACTCTCCGGCCCTGGCCGGCCCGCGGTGACCGCCTTCGTCGTCTTCCTCCTCGCCGGGGCCAGCGCCCTGCTGGCCGCGGTGCTGCCCCGTGTGCTGCAGGGCCGGGCGTTCAGCCTGCCGATGGCCTTCCTGGGCCTGGGGGTGCTCATCGGGTTCCTGCCCGGGCTGCCGCGGGTCGACCCGGTCGAGCACGAGGCGGTGACCGAGCACCTCACCGAGGTCGTCGTGATCATCTCGCTGATGGGGGCGGGCCTGGCGATCGACAGACCCGTCGGGTGGCGCCGGTGGCGGACCACGTGGCGGCTCCTGGCGGTGGCGATGCCGCTGACGATCGTCCTGGTGGCCGTCACCGGCAGCGCTCTGGGCGGGCTGCCCCTGGCAGCCGCCGTCCTGCTGGGGTCGGCGCTGGCGCCCACCGACCCCGTGCTCGCCGGCGACGTCCAGGTGGCCGAGCCGAGCGAGGACTCCGACGAGGACGAGGTGAGGTTCGCCCTCACCAGCGAGGCCGGCCTGAACGACGGCGCGGCGTTCCCGGGGGTGTACCTCGCGGTCGCTCTGGCCGCCCACGGCGGCGCGCTGGGCAGCTGGCTCTGGGGCTGGGCGCTCGGTGACCTGCTGCTGCGCCTCGCCGTCGGCGTCGCGGTGGGGATCGCCACCGGGTGGGTGCTCGGTCGGGTCTTCTTCCGCTCCCGCGTCGAGGCGCTGCGCCTGTCCGAGCAGGTGGAGGGCTTCACCGCCCTGGCGGTGACCTTCCTCGCGTACGGGGCGGCGCAGCTGCTGCACGGCTACGGCTTCGTGGCGGTGTTCGTCGCCGCCGTCACGCTGCGCGCGGCCGAGCGCTCTCACGGGGCGCACCAGGTGGCCCACAGCTTCGTGGAGCAGACCGAGCGGATGCTCACCGCGTGGCTGCTGCTGCTCCTGGGGGCGGCGA encodes:
- a CDS encoding cation:proton antiporter, whose amino-acid sequence is MTAFVVFLLAGASALLAAVLPRVLQGRAFSLPMAFLGLGVLIGFLPGLPRVDPVEHEAVTEHLTEVVVIISLMGAGLAIDRPVGWRRWRTTWRLLAVAMPLTIVLVAVTGSALGGLPLAAAVLLGSALAPTDPVLAGDVQVAEPSEDSDEDEVRFALTSEAGLNDGAAFPGVYLAVALAAHGGALGSWLWGWALGDLLLRLAVGVAVGIATGWVLGRVFFRSRVEALRLSEQVEGFTALAVTFLAYGAAQLLHGYGFVAVFVAAVTLRAAERSHGAHQVAHSFVEQTERMLTAWLLLLLGAAMSDGLLGGLTWRLALVAVLLVVVVRPLVGMVSTIGTDGGWRERAVIAFFGVRGIGSLYYLAYALGHGDFPGESLWAVVALAVATSVVVHGVLATPVVGRLDRRRSEHAHRTHGRAEGDPAVDVHL